Below is a genomic region from Alphaproteobacteria bacterium.
GACCGCCATGAACCCCAGTACCAAAACAGTGTATAGGGTTTTTAAGTGTTCTTTGCTTTGGAGAATCTTTTTTCTCCTCTTGCGTCAAACCCTTAAAAAGGTGATGAATTATTTTTGCACTCATCGGTTGATGTAAACCCCATTTTGTTACTGTAATACGAAAGTTTTAAAGTAGTCTTATATAGATTGCAAGCCCTTATCATACTTTCCACCATTCTAACCTTATAATGATCAAAATTGTCAAATCTTTCACGACAGAGTGCATTGTTTATTTACATAAGAGTGTTTTGTAAACCTCAATTAAATAATTTTAATTAATTTTAAACATAATAATTCTTATAATATAAAAAGGAGGAAAATGCTATGAAAAAAATTACTTGTCAAAATTGTAATTGTGCGATGGAAGGCGGTTATCTTCAGTCCAAGAATCATATTCCTAATGAAAAAGCGCATATTCGTTGGTATAACGGCACTGTTGAAAAAAAATGGTACGGCTACAATGCTACAGGTGATAAAGAATTACCCATTCAATCATATCGTTGTCCCAGATGTAAAAAAATTGAACTTTATGCTGATGAAAATAGGGAGGATTAAATGAATAATTTGTTAAAAATAAATGGGTTGTTAGCAGCAATCATTTTAGCGCCTATCATTTTAATTTTTTTTGGCTTAATTATTCTGGCTGTTACTTTAAAAATACAATTATTAAGCATTTTATTCGGCATTGTTTTTGTTCTTTCTTTGCCTCTTTTAAAAGGGTTTGTTATTGTTGAGCCGAACCAAGCCTATGTTTTTTTGCTCTTCGGGCAATATAAAGGTACAATATCAGATGCGGGGTTTTTCTGGGTCAATCCATTTTATACTAAAAAATCTATTTCATTACGTGTTCATAATTTACACAGCGCACAATTAAAGGTGAATGATCAAAAAGGGAATCCAATAGAGATTGCAGCAGTTGTTGTTTGGCGGATTAAAGATCCATATAAAGCCCTTTTAAATGTGCATCATTATTTAAA
It encodes:
- a CDS encoding PF20097 family protein — translated: MKKITCQNCNCAMEGGYLQSKNHIPNEKAHIRWYNGTVEKKWYGYNATGDKELPIQSYRCPRCKKIELYADENRED
- a CDS encoding SPFH domain-containing protein; the protein is MNNLLKINGLLAAIILAPIILIFFGLIILAVTLKIQLLSILFGIVFVLSLPLLKGFVIVEPNQAYVFLLFGQYKGTISDAGFFWVNPFYTKKSISLRVHNLHSAQLKVNDQKGNPIEIAAVVVWRIKDPYKALLNVHHYLNYVDVQIESGIRHLAITHPYDHGDKNVTSLSRGGDVIESELNEELTARMELAGVEILESRISHLAYAQEIAGAMLQRQQAEAIVAARGKIVEGAVSIVKDAIDHLENEKIVKLSQEQRASLVNNLLLVLCSEQRTQPVITM